From one Microbacterium aurum genomic stretch:
- a CDS encoding SDR family oxidoreductase: MTRRAVVTGASSGIGEATVRALRASGWDVVGVARRAERLEALDAEVGSRSFAADLSNEADVAALVAHLAQTGDVHALVHVAGGARGTDRVEDGDPADWRWMFEANVLSAQLVTAALLPLLRSAIGPGGHADTLYVTSTAAQTAYPGGAGYNAAKAGEAMLVHALRLELNGEPIRVTEIAPGMVYTEEFTLNRLGGDRASAERVYEGVEHPLTASDVADVIAYALNAPGHVNLDLVTMRPVAQSAQHLLARGPLRPRG, translated from the coding sequence ATGACCAGACGTGCAGTGGTGACGGGGGCCAGTTCGGGGATCGGCGAGGCGACGGTGCGTGCTCTGCGCGCATCGGGCTGGGACGTCGTGGGTGTCGCGCGCCGGGCGGAGCGGCTCGAGGCGCTGGACGCCGAGGTCGGCTCCCGCTCGTTCGCCGCGGACCTGTCGAACGAGGCCGACGTCGCCGCGCTCGTGGCGCACCTCGCACAGACCGGCGATGTCCACGCGCTCGTGCACGTCGCCGGCGGCGCGCGGGGCACCGATCGCGTCGAGGACGGCGACCCCGCCGACTGGCGCTGGATGTTCGAGGCGAACGTGCTGTCCGCACAGCTCGTGACGGCGGCCCTGCTGCCGCTGCTGCGGTCCGCGATCGGGCCGGGCGGACATGCCGACACCCTGTATGTGACGTCGACGGCCGCGCAGACCGCTTACCCCGGCGGGGCGGGCTACAACGCCGCGAAGGCGGGCGAGGCGATGCTCGTGCATGCGCTGCGGCTCGAGCTGAACGGCGAACCCATCCGCGTCACCGAGATCGCCCCGGGCATGGTCTACACCGAGGAGTTCACGCTCAATCGCCTGGGCGGTGACCGGGCGAGCGCGGAGCGGGTGTACGAGGGCGTGGAGCACCCCCTCACGGCATCCGACGTCGCTGATGTCATCGCGTACGCGCTGAACGCGCCGGGACATGTCAACCTCGACCTCGTGACGATGCGCCCCGTCGCCCAGTCCGCGCAGCACCTGCTGGCCCGCGGCCCGCTGCGTCCGCGCGGCTGA